A region of the Festucalex cinctus isolate MCC-2025b chromosome 8, RoL_Fcin_1.0, whole genome shotgun sequence genome:
ggtcaccccccaccgattgtatacgtacttcctttgaacccccaaTATTAGCTTTGTTGTCTGAGAGGAAACTCTATCAGCTGATAACATTATTTCGACATCCTCGTgttaataaaactttttttttcatcttacaggaagatcctaccagcttttgaagtaACAAGAGGGGAAACGAACCCCTGTATTCGAATTACTGATAAAATGTACCATCCGGAGGGGGTCTCGTGGGAAACGGCGAGCCCCCCTCAACACCACGACCAATCTTCACACCCcggatgtgcgtgcgtgaatgtaaattagtacgagGCTTACTTATTctagttaaagtgttgtgaatattaaaaaaatgtaacctatttgttttatgttttttaaataaataaaagaaacttaccgatGTTTCTGAATACGTAGTCGCGTCTCATTCATggggtttttctttaaaaaaataaataaaaaaaataaataaaaaaaataaaatagcgtCTGTTTCTAACCGTTGGAGTTGGTTTTATAGgcgaaaaaatagattattcgtgcgtaaagggcggttatttaacccatttcagaaaAGCGTCCTTCTTTTTCTCAGACTAAAAAATTGTGACTCTGTAAAAAGTCAAAGGGCTTGTGAGTTGTGACCCCTCAagccgcggtaaacggcgccatctaatgggcaaaggatgttactgcatatgGTCATGGGGGGAGGGAGACAAGGAGGAGCTACTCAAACATATAATCTACGTTTTCAGTGTAACACGTCATCAGATCAACCCCACCTTGGATTTAACAAGAAGTTTGTCTTTTGGGgtctctgtaaaaaaaacggcatTCAAGATGGTGAAAGGTAatgatctttttattattttttattgttttaattgtatAGATTATATAAAACTATATTGCTATTATTTTTCGTATCTTACAGATACTGTTACAACGACCGCTGAAGTTTATGATGCTCGTGAGTTTACTAAATTTTAATTATCCGTAATATTCTTCTTAATTTAATAtaggaaattgttttaaaaggtCCTCAACAATTCGACTTTAGCGATGAGGATTTTACAAAGGAGGATTACGGTAAGAATCTGCGTTTAGTCTAAAATAGTAGTATATTGAATTTTAATGTATATTGAATTTTaacgtatattttgtttttatttctagaTTCTATAAAAGCTAAGGAGCTATCAGCTCTCCACGAAGAGTTACAATCGTTTCCTTTACTCTGGAGAAATCCAACGGCAGAGGTCAGTGTTTTGGCTGACGAGGACTCACGGGCGGTCGCGAGCGGAAGAGGCGAAGAAGAACCGGGGGCTGTATCCGGAAACGACGGGAGCGCTAACGTACTGGAAGCAGCTCCTATTCCCCTCGTTTCAGGCCGAGCCAGGATAAATATTAGCAGATACGTGACAACGACCGGTAAGCGattgatatttattattaaagagaATTATATAATAAGATAAAGCGCCTTCGTTTATTGTTACCGTAGAAATATGATACGGTGTGATGTTTTGAAATACTACAATACCCTTAATGCCTAGCGaccagattgttttgttttactttttaaaaagtttttaagATAAAAGCAATCTATTTATATCGATAAAATGAATATACTATTATGCAGATAGTGAAGGGGTCTCTGCCGAGGACGCTGGACAGGCCGTTGAGTCGACGCAGGAAGCCCCGCGCTACATCCAGAGCGTGACCGGTGAATCCGACAAGCGAGCATCGACAGGGGGTCGCAGGAGGAGAAGACGCCGACCGATTCCAATCGAACGGAGCTGCCGGACAGGATGCAGGTTTCATGAGGAAGTTTGTGTTCGTGAGCGCATAGAAGCGGTTAAGCGGATTACGCGCCTAGAAACGACTATGCGTATTGTACAatctattattaataatttgtagttttttattttaaaccttaCAATGGAACGCTATGATGTGCCTGAGACGTGTAATATACCGACTGAATTGGAGGAAATTGTAAATCAGATAAATGATCCCTTTgcattgttgaattgagtagattgagtgggtcagatgaaacgccatatcatgtaaaatgagatagcaaattaatgggctagactcaattcttagttagagaccaattggtgtctgtaggactgaatcattctttggcctctgggtgtagttcctcaaagtaaccaccagatgccgccaaacctgtacaactaagccacccactcagcattgcccggataattccatataagatacaaattgagtgtaaataaatgatatcctgaattaaataataatacacaacacaatctatattcgacaattgttaacctgatttttggatcaatgtttgtagcacattgaaagccaactatgaagttttgctgtcttttcttttttttctcttttcttttatttataagtgatactgtcttttatcgctgataatattgctgtaactgcattgaaaagattatctgtatgtattgtttgatttaacaaagatatatacaagatgtgcaacagagattagaattaacctgttaagttcaagctgagagaatttgggatttaacatgtcatgtatatatatgttattcatgcttgcttaattaatatatatatgattttattgattttaacgttcatcatttgtcgaatagagctgaagaccttgacatatttttatgtatgactcatcatgcaacgctgtgaacgctgtgtatccatgacacatttgtaaggaatgtatgacctcatgactcatcttcatggctcgtctgtggaagattactggaaatgagtcccagcaagtgcgacttgatatgaggaggcggaaggacatttacggaagaagtcggtggtctgcccgaaggtgataaaaagccgtcaccagctacgatcggggtcttttctaccctgcgatggtctggacagagtgcattctcgaagaaggattatagctgcctgcctgggactttggattttttacgaaggactgggattaagtcGTGACTGGAATacttcttctctgattggtaatgtacaaatcctttagcaataatgatgtataataggaagatatgaatgactaatcgcgtgttagggtaggggccatttaatacactcatatctttaaaattatttttgccaaaaacatcttattgtcaatcaggtcttaagcttttttgagaaatgatcaatcttataaagcttattgtaaaaggtttatattattcttaattttctgtttttattttattttattttattttgattgatttaaagttttatcattaaatgtgattttgatgatttatattggttatcttttattgtcaataaaattgtttaaaagacaatttttgaatcaatcattttattgttttgttttaatctttattttatttatttttggttttatttatttttttggacgttttataagtccgaataaaatgatttaaaaactaattgtgatttaattagtttgtttggtttgttttaatttttattatatttattttttggacgttttataagtctgaggtcattttatgagaccgaataaaatgatttaaaaactaattgtgatttaattagtttgtttggtttgttttaatttttattatatttatttttggacgttttataagtccgaggtcattttatgagaccaaataaaatgatttaaaaactaattgtgatttaattagtttgtttggtttgttttaatttttattatatttatttttggacgttttatgagtccgaggtcgtttgataagaccttattatttgtttttgattttatttttaatattattttttccctctatgAGGAGGACAACAGTATCGGACGtttggaagaaggtaagtgcatttgaataacctctaaccaatgcttccatctgtattaatataaagtcaaatactccagcttgatatgtaacaaatccgtatgattctaacaaggattattaaattactaggtcaataacaaatgcaaacaactcagagaagtggagctgccaatgaagtgaggtgtacatgctagcattcctgggctctgtgtgtgtggttactcactcaggattgataggtgtatgaaaacggattggcctcatgataagatgacagtgaacaaacctaggtgaatccactttgatatatcggcttatttaattcccgtctcctcacgctgacgccttagagctggtgaggaaaaaggggaatttctaaccctttaattggagagtcgatcaggacatatttcccgatttaagtcctgcgggtaagcggaagttgacatgtggcgcccagacgtggggctcgattgactcatttttgtcaaaatcgggatcgatcgaggcccaaaacaggaacccgagtgagtgcggctctgagcggagggcacagtgcttggagctgatagcgaactcgctgataaattgtcatgtcatacgaccctgagctaacacaaaatagtctctttgatgaatagtgtttcatggaaaagagcttctttaattgtgaaaatctagtgtgatttttgagttgaagttgattgtactattttgtgttaaagaaacggtgactggctcccccagtagacttgcactctaaaagaggttgagtgtgagaaggccattcaaagtgaatgggctttaacagcgacctgctgctctggtcagctgtgaaggtactgatagtgtacttggcagagcgcgctgcgccgcgctttcctgagggaggggctgagtcaaggggtggttcaggccagaccacaaaaagaaggagggcttgaacagttagaagtaatgttgagaggctgctcggagagaggcagtctcttctagacttgtgatgttaaactatggtttgcgctatttaggctttccatattgggtgcggttgcccattttattggtttgttatctcaggtatccatttgtagcaaaactaccatactctttgcttagttattgcggggtgcctgaagatatttatagtcccttttcttggatagaggactcagtgtcagaggctgacgctgcaaacttaaccctgatttcctgtctcttgccttttctcctggagtttttggaaaaattttaagttttcggttcccgacaggagtgtccattggcacaagaagaaagtcgtcgagaaccaaggaggaaaggtaggtgtttccactagactaatgttctagtggaagcagccttttttcggttcctgacaggagtgtccattggcacaagaagaaagttgtcgcgaaccaaggagaaaaggtaggggtttccactagactaatgttctagtggaagcagcctttttcggttcctgacaggagtgtccattggcacaagaagaaagttgtcgagaaccaaggagaaaaggtagggatttccactagactaatgttctagtggaagcagcctttttcggttcctgacaggagtgtccattggcacaagaagaaagtggtcgagaaccaaggagagaaggtaggtgtttccactagactaatgttctagtggaagcagcctttttcggttcctgacaggagtgtccattggcacaagaagaaagtggtcgagaaccaaggagagaaggtaggtgtttccactagactaatgttctagtggaggcagcctttttcggttcctagcagacgtgtccattggaacaagaggacatccagatcccggagaagagaagcgggaaggattacaaccgacccgaaaggacaacacaccccaccgtttgagagaggacatccgccgacgagtaaaggtaggaaacccgaaggcggtagtcccgatagaggtagaggcaacgtacacgggtacggagctgagtaaccaggagctaaagtacgtccctgaacccaaagcgcgcggggaaggcttcggaaatagatagctccactcctacaataagaaagcaaagcgggctatagaacacgctagtgaagtaatggaaagaataatagggagaaatgggaggggaaagccccccagccctacagaggtggtagcagggttaatgcctgcaccccatcctctagaacaaccagatataccagtagtggttatgctactgggtgaaggtgtagatcgatggccaccaggagcaagaaggcacctggaagtaaataacccttcaatccgtcctgccgacctcgcagctgaggtggaaaggtcggtgaaggaaacaggagtgtttgtgagtgaatttcccgaaataatgggcatagcaacagtagtggtaaaccacccccaagagggatgcacctctgggacggtgggcctttgggtccactggtggactgtgttgatggatgtgtataacgtagtggaagtaactagcaccggagtccagtgggactctacgattaaatccctcgctgagaaaatgcagataagggtggaattagcaaatcccaagggggctgaagaattaagcttcaacctctgggagcagtcgggatttgatcaaaagcagaaagagttacaaaaaatgcggaaaaggccagctgaggccgttggtgaagagggctttgttgatatgggctcatgtgtccatgaggaggatgcaggagcatcagaaaatgaaagcccaggaaaaattgtaaaaatgactcccctgataagaacggcgcccctgggtgggctgccggaggaaacaaaaaaggtttcaatcgggaatggtgtaatattgtgccactatgtgggaagcccctggcaaatacggggggatgctatagtgataataacagatagatcactaaaaccgcatagtaaagcgcttggaaacattttaaggcaggaagcgggacaagaatatgaattagaggttaaacaagaattacaaaaagataatcagcggccaataatagcggcaaaaactagtggcgggaacactccctacggcatgataatacacgtgccagggacagagtggaaccccaaaatcgatcagtcacaatatgcggacgagatggcaaaagcattggagaggggggtcgacaaagcgttaggagaaggagcggagagaatagtgatggctgtaaattggattaaaactggaaagatgcagtggcaacaggctgagtccatagcagtagcagcgttcactctaagagctaagactcctgtaacaacaccatcgggagtagaatttgtgatagtaatatcaaaaaagcagagagaggaacgagttaaatcagtgacagatgagattttaacccgtactagacagatggatcgtgaacgacgccagctccagcaatcaataaacggagaacccagggactcaccccagtcgtcatccccagttaaaacatctcccgtgcctctcccggtaagtggaaggaagtcaggagctgcccgggaggtggaggacgaagagcaagagggaccgagcagacaaaccccaaagggaaaaaacaaggccccaaggggaacggtgacctttagccccgtcacgtctacccctggaacagcacgggagctctttccgggacaaccccccataacgccggtgcccctgccacaggtttcgcaaaaaaggcatatgggaaatgtaaactcgatgggaccgttagcgatgccaggagatgggagcgaagaggaagacgatgaagagcaagctcctgtttcgaccgtgattggcgctaaccccgctgacgaagaccaagactcaacctcatcagaagatgacccgggcaaccccggccagaacccgaaaatagttacaagaccagttagtaaaagaaagaaaaatcctcaacctacgtttgacgtgtaccaatcctcagcaagggtagctagagatcttaacctgggatggatcgagacaaaggatgggcgaagagcttacgtacccgaggcagggcaagtagatcgcccctgtccacctgcctggctcaataagctagatagtaaaatgcctctaactatgcaaataatttatcgcgaggctattaacattttacaggctccgccatataccacattattaattcaccaagacctgactaagaatttcagggatggctacgtggcggtggcacatgattttatgttgagaaggcttaaaaaagcaataaataataaagcaaaatgtgagctgagagccgacgatgacctaaattcaggttctgataacgatggagcagcggttactgtaacggtaccagccgccccaagaacctctttgaaccaacagtcccaatatgtgacacagctgggatcaactacaatagtaccaaacccagtaccccaaccacatgacatggagggggaggtgcaacaatttaagaccttgaaggagttggttcgccaaaaaggtaggctagagacagctaaagagtatttagttgagacatggcctatgattagagacgccccaggaggagatggtgctaagaaactatggcttcagtacatcatcgctagccctgtcggaccaaacgaaacaccacaacaggtctacgaaagatgggtggacggcgaagatgaggatgaagatgcccatattagcagggctagagagcaactcaaaagggacgtttcactgcaaaatgtgtggcacaaaattaaggaagttatatctccaaataggtatatcaaagtgctgcggatgattgtcaaggacagagggaacgaagctgtctttgtgaaaatggccccaaatagcacgacgctgaaaattgaagcctccgttaagaagtgggatcgcctaactaagcataacgctgagaaaaggagaaccggaccagtcgctagtcgcacccgagggagcgaacagcaggtccagcagggagctcagcaaccagttcagactgtcccctacgtgagacctcagcagcagagaacgaactggaatcagagacaggccacccagccaggacagcagacgaggccccaaccaagacaacagccagcagtgcgaagaccaggtctagcatatatgcccaaagaagaatttgacaaactgaacccagaagaaaggaaggccttcctcgaggctcgcaaggctgcagcctccggggggcctgggaaataatggaaacaaaggcacgggtcaccctagaaggggtttacagaataggggataacctttatgctaaggtggagggagtgccctatttagtagacacaggggccgaggtgtccatgacccgtagagccttaaaacgaatcggacacctaaaagtaatggtagctgatggctcgattgccaaaatgccggtagggatttggaagggaattgtgtgggtgttaggaccatacaatttgttgacattaaaagatgcagaagaaatgaagatacctaaaaataaaaggcaagttgcgaaaaagagatgggaaaaactaaaaccgaaattagtgaaagtaggccctacaaaaataatacccgaccaagaatggtataaatcagtagatgtacctgccgtaaaagcccaacaaatccaagacagtgtattaacactggaagggaaaaagaaattaggtgaaattctagacaaagccgccatcgcacattttaagaatgattgcggtgatttaggcgcaaattatgtgcatattataattgggggggtacatccgccagtgaggcaatatcccctcaaccccggagcagtggctgaaatggaggtaattgtaaaagaattattagcacttggcattattcgtgaagaactaaaccctattaccaatagcccaattcaagctgttaaaaaacctgaagcggtaggagggggatggaggccagtcattaactttaaagctctaaaccgccgaacggtggctaaccgagcgagcctcataaacccccaggcgtctttaaaaacattaagagtaaagaagtataaatcatgtattgaccttgcaaatggattcttttccctgagaattgccaaagcatcacaagggaaaacagcgtttacgcataaaggaaaagcatacgtttggcagcggttgccgcagggatataagaactccccgaatgtatttcaatcagctgtcttgcatgttttggaaggtctcccagtcacagtttacatcgatgatgtgttcatcgctagtgacacggaggaggaacatttggagattctgcaggccgtaatcgaacgagtgacggaggcaggattaaaactaaatcttaagaagtgtcagctggccaggtttgaggtagattacttgggattccaagtgtctgaagacttggggctgtcgcaagcgtatcgagagaaaatagaacagattttgcctccaacgtccgagaacgagctacagaaaatattaggactgtgtaattatgttcgagatcatattccgtattatcagaaatttgcgagacccctttatgcccgattgcgtaagaatcctaaggaaaagaaaacaaaagattggccttggtcagctaaagaccaagagaatttagaagggcttaaaaacgtagtaaaaaatgctatacgcctcaaaccgagaagcttggaagtcaggttggttgccgagatacaatgtgatgaagataatgcgatggtaagtgttagtaatgaaggtgccggcttagtgacactatggacttatactataaataatgttgagaaaaagtttccccaggaggagagagaattagcggttcttgctaaatattggggaacattaaaagatctAGCCCAAGGACAAGgtataaaagttgttacgcagagtcaagtacatcgatacctgcgtaaagacacactagaaagtactaaagcgacgaatgtgagatgggggaggtgggaagatatcctgcttgaccctgacctagagataggaccagcaaaatccatatctaaaaaacaggcgaaaactgtaaatagtgaggagaaaccatatgaatggattctatatacagatggatccaaaaagagtgaagaccagtatgcccactggggcttcatcctgaaacacaatggtaaagagatatgccgcaggaaaggtcagactcctggcagtgcccaagcaggagaggctacagcggtgttagaaggattgttagaggccataagattacacgtgagtcgagtaagacttataaccgatagtcactattgcgcccaggcgctcaaagaggatttatccatttgggaagaaaatgggtttgaaggagcgaggagtaaagaaattgctcatgctgagttatggaagaaaatagccgagttaaggttaaatatgactatcgatgttgttcaccagaaagcccacgtcaaggagggggctcactggagaggaaatgatgaaatagataaatacgtccaagagagaagattggtaattgtaggagcagaaaaatgggacaatacccccaaaggaggaaaagtggtcccagatgagtttgtgtgtgaggtgactaaggccgtacatgaagcgcttggccatggaggtgccttgcccacaaagagagagttggagaaactggaactttggatcccagaaaagaaaatccgttcagttatacgaaattgcgagttgtgtaataagtataatgcaggacgccgagggcaacgagtggacggattgacgattaaaagcactgttccatgggcatcagtttgcatggacgtagcaggccccatgggggtaaacggcactaaaggtgagaagtatcttgttgtgcttgtagattcgatgtcaggacattttggattaaaagcggtacgtaatgcgaatgctaatagcgtactaaaaacattggaagagggttgtatgtggttaggcataccgagagagttaagaactgacaatggaactcatttcaaaaacgctacaatagacaggtggtgtcaaaagtggggaataataaggacttactctccgccttacacccctcaagctaatggcgtggctgaacgaaccattggcctagttaaaagttggctggggaaaaatgctaatggaaaagaatggagtgaaaaattggtggagttggtcaaggacttgaatgggaggagcagagcagatagaccttccccttcagaggagttaaaccagcgcccctttgtcgctcctgaggtaggacgaatgcaaagtacagataacactcagaaaggaaagtgcccatttcag
Encoded here:
- the LOC144023823 gene encoding uncharacterized protein LOC144023823 isoform X1; this encodes MGKGCYCIWSWGEGDKEELLKHIIYVFSVTRHQINPTLDLTRSLSFGVSVKKTAFKMVKDTVTTTAEVYDARPQQFDFSDEDFTKEDYDSIKAKELSALHEELQSFPLLWRNPTAEVSVLADEDSRAVASGRGEEEPGAVSGNDGSANVLEAAPIPLVSGRARINISRYVTTTDSEGVSAEDAGQAVESTQEAPRYIQSVTGESDKRASTGGRRRRRRRPIPIERSCRTGCRFHEEVCVRERIEAVKRITRLETTMRIVQSIINNL
- the LOC144023823 gene encoding uncharacterized protein LOC144023823 isoform X2, which encodes MVKDTVTTTAEVYDARPQQFDFSDEDFTKEDYDSIKAKELSALHEELQSFPLLWRNPTAEVSVLADEDSRAVASGRGEEEPGAVSGNDGSANVLEAAPIPLVSGRARINISRYVTTTDSEGVSAEDAGQAVESTQEAPRYIQSVTGESDKRASTGGRRRRRRRPIPIERSCRTGCRFHEEVCVRERIEAVKRITRLETTMRIVQSIINNL